The proteins below come from a single Pelecanus crispus isolate bPelCri1 chromosome 19, bPelCri1.pri, whole genome shotgun sequence genomic window:
- the BSX gene encoding brain-specific homeobox protein homolog, whose protein sequence is MNLNFTSPVHPVSAPRPTSFFIEDILLHKPKPLREAPPEHFPGSLASRVPLLDYGYPLMPTPTLLAPHPHPALHKPEHHHHPYFLTASGMPVPALFPHHAHAELPGKHCRRRKARTVFSDSQLSGLEKRFEIQRYLSTPERVELATALSLSETQVKTWFQNRRMKHKKQLRKSQDDPKPPGGEESREQSSPEPELPGAEPRKGPPGPFLLPEPEDEVDILEEGELCAGPHRL, encoded by the exons ATGAACCTGAACTTCACCTCGCCCGTGCACCCCGTCTCCGCGCCCAGGCCCACCTCCTTCTTCATCGAGgacatcctgctgcacaagccCAAGCCCTTGCGGGAGGCGCCCCCCGAGCACTTCCCCGGCTCCTTGGCCTCCCGCGTCCCCCTCTTGGACTATGGGTACCCCCTGATGCCCACCCCGACGCTCCTGGCGCCTCAcccgcaccctgccctgcaCAAGCCggagcaccaccaccacccctacTTCCTCACCGCCTCGG GAATGCCGGTGCCAGCCCTCTTCCCGCACCACGCTCACGCCGAGCTGCCCGGGAAGCACTGCCGCCGCCGCAAAGCCCGCACCGTTTTCTCCGACTCGCAGCTCTCCGGCCTGGAGAAGAGGTTTGAGATCCAGCGTTACCTCTCCACGCCCGAGCGGGTGGAGCTGGCCACGGCCCTCAGCCTCTCCGAGACCCAG GTGAAAACCTGGTTCCAGAACCGTCGGATGAAGCACAAAAAGCAGCTGCGGAAGAGCCAGGACGACCCCAAGCCCCCGGGCGGCGAGGAGAGCCGGGAGCAGAGCTCGCCCGAGCCCGAGCTGCCCGGGGCCGAGCCCCGCaagggcccccccggccccttcctGCTCCCGGAGCCCGAGGACGAGGTGGATATCCTGGAGGAGGGGGAGCTCTGCGCCGGCCCCCACCGCCTCTAG